The Mytilus galloprovincialis chromosome 3, xbMytGall1.hap1.1, whole genome shotgun sequence genomic interval cagcatatatgtatgtataacaaaaaattatgtttataaCTGTAATTCAGTATTGTTAGCAAGAAAGAATATGAACAATTAAACTGATTTTCCAACCTTTATTGTACTGTCTTAACCAAATGAGTAAATTAtcaaatggttgacacaaacttGCACATTTAAGTCAGTTGCAACATGGGGACACTTACTTCACAACAAGTCTACTTCTCATCTTTCAAAACTAATAACCAATcatataaataaatcaatatgtACCTAATTACTTTTAGAATGAATTAATAGGTCTGTAGTTCCTTTAGGTTATCACTATGAAGTTGTGATTGATTTAGTTTGCAGCAACAGGCATTAAAGTAatgtaaatcaaaatatgaagcatatatttaacaaaaaatggtTTCTGACACAATTTTCTTGGAAAGTGGCACAGAAATTTATGCTGGTGAATTCTGTAGCAACCACTCAAAAGAGGCTAGTGCAGATTAATACCAACCATGTACTCAAATGACTATGATTTGTTTGACCTTGTACAGCAGTACAGGCCATACAAACTTGTGGCATTTGTAGATCGCAACCACAGTGGGGGATCCAAAagttttcataagtgggggcccactgactgcctgcttcagtgattccctgtataatcaaccaattttttcacagaaaagggggggggggcatgccccctgaaaaaccctctaaatccgcctctgaaccATGTTAAAATGATATTGATACTTGTAGCTGctgtaaacaataaatatttatcagTGTTATTGTACATGAATAATCTATATAATCAAtctttgttttttacttttgttttcagATTGGAGATAGAAAAGGTTACTTTCCAAGATCATTTGTGAGGGAATATAAAGTAGAAATTCCCAACCCAGGAAAGATAGTTCCCACAGAGGTTAGTCTATAACTTCGAGTGAATATTAATGTGAAATCCCCAACCCTGGAAGGATAATCCTCACAGATGTCTGTATAGTTTTcaggaaatataaataaaaatccctAAACCCCTGAAAAATAGTTCTCACAAAAGTAGTAAAAATAGTAATAAGGATGAAATCCTACATGTATATCCTGGAAGTATAGTCCCCATGGTGTTTGGTATATAGTTGCTAGTTAAAATACTTATAATCCTTAGACTTAGGTCTGGAGACCTTTGCCAGACCTAGCTCTGGAGACTTTTACCTGGCCTTTCAGTCATATAACATTTTGCTCAATTCTTGGTTCACAATAATCCATATTAAAAGTAATATAATTGTAAGGAGTTGAAAATATAGCAAAATAATGCAAACTTTTGTTATTGGTAAACTTAATTTTAACCATCAATTCAGGAgctattttttcatatatatatatatatactacagcTGTAGTAGTCtgtacatgtttatgattaattTTGACAATGTCAAAAGATGACATTgaatttatatctgaattttttaaatctaaattagaagaagaaaaaaaaacatttttgttgtgAATTTACAATATGGACCTGGAATTATCCCCCTTTGTATACCTTATGCAAGTTATGGACTACATCCATCATTTGAATATAGTTGTGTTGCCCTGTGAATAGGGTTAAATTGTGATGTGATATGGTATGGtatggttttgtttttgttaaaaaagaaaataatagtaAAAGGGTGGCTGAACATGAGAatattttgtgtttccatttCCAATAAGGTTATTTCTCTTATATTTTTTAGGGTAATGAACCAAAGCCACCATTGACTCAGCCAGAAGGTGAGAAAGATGAAACTGAACTTGAAGATGAGGATGAGACTGATATTAAAGAAGATGACGAAGGATACAAAAGTGgtaaattattttctatttattaaattttgtaattaaaataaatgattaaagaaaTGTACATTTATGCCTTAAAGGATTGAAGGCATATTAACAGtacaaaaatatacacaattctaaaaattacaaaatatcaactatttttaccctcttgctgccggagggacacatgtGTCGACACTGACTGTGCAgaagggacacatatgtccatgttttaatttatgcaagcttctcgTCAGTGCTGTACCTTTATCAAAATAAAAGgcagtaaattaaaaaaagtgttaTAAGTTTCTACAATGTCTCTCAAATGTAACGGTCAATACGTCAtgacgtcatatatcgaatgacgtcattgtttggcaTGTCACGCCACCAACGTTGATCCGTCGCATTTCCTGGCATATTAAATGCAACCCTGAAAAACAACTGACAGCAAGAGGGTTAGAAATGCAATGGAGTTTTAACCATTTTAATGTGTACACAAACCTACTCCATTGCATGTCAAGAGCAAATATTGCATAAATGTAGAAGCAAAACTctcaataaaaaaagatgtgcatTGTCTCATCTACCAACAGGATGACCACTCACTTGCACAAGGTTACAAATTTTAAAGAGGACACCTTATTTGTTATAAACTGTATGAATACTTGGTAACATAATATAAACTGATCTGCACAGTCCAGCTACCAACTGGATGCCATATGTGATACCTTGTATTTCTCAGCTGAATGATGTAAAGAGTTCAGAACCATTGAGATTAGTCTGAAATCCTTACTTAACTTCTCTTAACTTTGATTTGTTTTGTAGATGAGAATCCAGAGGAAACAGAGAAAAAGGTAATTAAGaacataaaatataagagaacagCAAATCCATTGGCAGGTctaggggggggttccgggggttggaaccccccttttttttggccgatcaatgcatttgaatgggtgcatatagttggaaccccccttcactctgggttgggaaccccccccccctttttcaaatggctggatccgcccctgaaatcTGCAAAATGCCTTtgattactgtggattcaatattaTTCCTTGGAAACCAATTTTCGTAAGTTTCATAGGTACAGtagaaccacgaattcaaattgatacccacaaaagtAAATGAATCACCAGTTAATGGCTGCTTTTAAGCTTCTCCAGTCTGTTCAAATATGTTAAGAAGGAGTTTCCCAAAAGAATAAATAAGTTGTCTATAAAAGAAATTAAACCTGTTTCTAATcagatttatattttgtttagcCAGTTTTTGATTAGAAAAGCAGAAAGGAGgttttctgttctctaacttcagtttgcatcaaccaaatgtaatgaaacttataaataatactaattaccacaaaacacagatcttGATTTTTGGGGGCATCACTTTAATCTttctaaagttatgcccctttacaaatggaataaTTGCTTTATTTTCCATATTCATTCTCTCACttgatttttaaattataaaaatgtagattttgttttCGCCAGTTGTtaagaaatttagattttgtttttgtcaattgTTTAAATTAGAGAAGTGTATGTTTTGTTTAGCCAGTTGGTGTTTTATTGCTATTGCAGGATAACAAAGATGGCTTGGAGTTTTCAGACTACGACGGAACAGACATTGAAACAGAAGACAATGAGGTCACAATTGAGGAAGATGTTGGAAAGCAAGATGAGGTCAAAAATGAAGCACAACAGAATGAGGTCAGAGGTGAAGGCCAACAGGATGTAGGGAAAGATGGCAATACACAACAAGATGAACCTAAAACTGGTGATGATAAGACAAAGCAACAAGACGGAGATGATAAGACAGAAAAGGCCACAGGAGATGATACAAAACAGGAGGAGATTAAAGGTTTCTTATTTgtcattaattattttgtttcaatttgaTTTCGATGGCAACAATTTTTTCTAAGTAAAACAGCttattgattaatatttttttcttctgtaaaaagtaaaatcacaaaaataatgaactccaaggaaaattcaaaatggaaagtccttaatcaaatggtaaaacctgtgttgaatatatttattgtttaatattcaaaattgacaacaacacatcaaatggtctgcaattttattatgTAAGGTCTACATCTTTCACCTGCGAGGCAGGTGTCTTCAGGCCTGCCTCGCAGGTGAAACATGTAGACCttagataataaaattgcagaccatttgaaatgttgttgtcaattttgaatattatttaattattgcattaatttgcatgatttgacaacctggcataccaaggtatccacttcagggactctacCAAAACGATTTCAAAGGTGTTGGTTCACCATACGGAGTTTAATTTATTGTTTGAATACAACCATTTAACCACTGTGTACAacttctttatatttatataaataaatgatttgatatattttgaaatattaagtttAGCTTATTGTAATCAgtattaaagtgttttttttttttcaatgaaagaaTTATTAAACATGTAGTGTACATAGACTTGTTTTTAGCTTAAAATGGTTCACATTTATTGTCGGGGACATTTAAGGATTATTACACTGTCTTCTGTTTGTTACACGAAGTATATAAAGTTTTTTAACTGTTGAACTAATAAGATTTTCTGTACATAATTTCAGGTGATAATACAGAGGTAGATGAAACAGAAGTAGGGGGAGATGAAATGGAGAAAGAGGATAACAAAGAGGAGATGAAGGATGTGAAGGTAGATGAATCTGATAGTCTCAAACCAGAGGAAAAAAGTAGTGAAACTCCAGatgtcaaaggtcaagatcaGAAAGTTGCAGATGGTGAAAAACCTGATGAAGGTTTACAAATTGTTGAATCGGAAGAAGGATTGCAAATCAGTGATGAAAATctattgaatgaaaaaaaagagGAGGAAAGTAAAAGTATAGATAATGAAAGTGAGGGGAAAGTTGATGTAGATCAGAAAGAGGACATTGTGAAACCTTCACCTAACATAGTTGAGGCAACGCCATCACCTGATATAGAAAAACCTTTAAAAGAAGTCCAGGCAACTGAATCACCTAACATAGAAAAACCATTGGAAGAAATCCAGGCCACTGAATCACCTAACATAGAAAAACCTTTAGAAGAGGCTAGCAAAACAAAATCGGCTGACATAGAAAAACCTAAAGAAGAGATCCAGGCAACACACCCACCAAATGTAGAAAAACCTTTAGAAGAGGTCTCTGCTAAAGAGATGACCCCACCCTCTGTTGATGAAGTGGTCTCATCTGAGGAGGTCAAGCCCACTCCAGTTGTTGAGGTACCTGCAGAATTAAAGGAGACCTCTGCTGAACAAGTGAAGCCCACACCTGTATTGGAATCGTCACAACCATCAGCAATGGATGGATATACAATCATTGATGGCACACCTTTCCCGTTAGATATGTTTGAAGATTCAGAACCACAGGAAACAGCCCTTAAAGTGGAAAGTTCAACACCAGTAATACAGGCTACTGTTACACAAGATGTTGCTCCTAGTCAAGCAGCACCTTTAGGAGATGGACCAAATGTTGTAGAAATGGAACAAAAGCAGACGCCAGAGCAGAAATCTCAGACCCAAGATCAGTCAGGTCAAACAGGGCAGATGGGGCAAGAAAGAATTGTGGAAAGTGTACAAGGTCAAACTCAACAGAAGGAGAATTCCCCTCATGTGCCTCAAGAAACCGGATCCACAGGAGAACAACTAGATAAAACAGGAGAGACCCAAAACCTGCAGAAAGAGAGTTCCCCTCAAGTACCTCCACAAACTGGTCAAACAGAACAAGGTCAGCAACAACCACAGCAGACAAGGCAAGACCAACCAGAACAAAAATTACCTCAGGAAACTGGGCAGGTTGATCAGAGACAAACAAATGGTCTACAAATGCAGCAAGATCAACAAATGCAGCAAGGTCAACAAGTACAGCAAGGTCAACAGGTACAGCAAGGTCAACAGGTACAGCAAGGTCAACAAACACCGCAAGGTCAACAAATGCAGCAAGTACCAGATCAGATAGTTGAACAAGTGAGACAGCAGGGACCAGGAAGCCTGACAGATGAGCAAAAAATGCAGCtggaaaaattgaaatcatctcAGTCAATTCAGACTGAACAGACAGGTCAACCTGTCCAGGAACAAAAAGGACAAGTTGAGAAAGGTAAACAAGGTCAAATGCCTAAAGAACAAATAATTCAAGATCAAATAATAAAAGAAGACAAAGAGACTAATATTTTGAATGAGGCTGTTAAAAAAGCTTCTGGACTTCATCCTGATGTTGAATTTGTCACTGAAGATTTGATGGAGTTTTTGGATGAGGAGAAGAAAGAATCAAATGAAGATAAACCTGCTGTAGAACAGCCATCCAGTTCTGTTCAGACTGGTACCCCAGTTATCAGTGATAAACCTGATCAACAAGGTGATGCACACCAAAATTCACCATCAAAACACAAAGAACAGACCGGTTCTCCAACACAAACACAGGAGCAAAATGATGGTCCGCAAGGTAAACCAGGTCAGCAACAACAAACTGGTTCCCCATTAGTGAGTGATAAACCAGATCAGCAACAACAAACTGGTTCTCCATTGGTTAGTGATAAACCACTACAGCATCAGCCTGGTTCTTCACAACAACACGCTGGTACCCAAGCACAACCACCAGCTGATCTAAGAGATATAAAACCTATGACAGAAGGAGGAAAGACCGAGCCCCAGGTATTACGGAATGACATTAGAAGTTCTCTGTCAGTAGCTGATCAACTAATGTCTTCTATGAACATGGACATTCCAGCCAAACAACATCAGCATCAGGCAACTATGGTTTTACAGGATAATACTGATATCAAGTTTGGAACAGCCAATGCCACTGACACTAATGTGCCACCAGCCAATTCAGAGCCACATGTACATGATGTTTATAAAACAGCTGACTTCTTGACTAGGAAGCCATTATCACACAATACAGATACCAATGTTAATGGGATACAGAGTGTTCAACCTGATGTTAAAGCTGAAGAGAAACCACAGACTATTACACCTTTACCACAAAAGGAGATAACTCCCCCTCCTGTACAAGATGAGATACCACCACCACCATCACAGCAGAATGTGACCCCTGACCCACAAGATACGGTCCTTACTCGGAAGATTACTGATGACACTCTGGAGGAGGAGGAGAATAAGGAATACCAGGAAAAACAATCATGGAGGGTTGGATTCAGAGGAATGGAGGCTAAACTTAAACTGGTTGTAGAAAAGGTAAGCTTATTGCTAAGTTGATTCTAAAAAGCTGTATTCTAGGGATTGTAGGCCAATCATTGCTGTAGATTGATAATTATATCTCGCTGTATGGCTCATATCAAATTGATCAAACTATTTACAGGGTTAGATTATTGAGGTTGGtagattttaaattgtttttgaaaggCTAATTATCAGCTTCTATTCAGATTGTAAGGCTGAACACTGTTATTGTTAAGGAAGGATACATATCACACATAAGACATAGATATATATGATTTATAGGGTAAGGTTATAGACAGATGGAGCTAAGTTTAAACTAGATGAAGATAATAATCAGATTAAATGAGCCATGTCAACTAAATTTCTAAGTTGTGCGAATAGAGACCAAATTTAAAGCTGTTTCATCACTTGTTACTTCTTGTTTTTTTCAGCTTCCTCCCTCAATCCAGTCTCTGTTAGAACAGGAACCATTAGGTTTAACACCACAGATGACAGTCCTTGTTGTCATAGTAACAATAACAATGTTAATGACTATTTCCTGTCTGTCCTGTTTATGTGGAGTAAGTACTTATGAGTATGTTGGATTTAGGATTCTGTGGATTTATGGAAGaatcaaatttagaaaatattcaACAAGTTTGTAGCATATGAGTTAACTATGAGTGTTGTTCTGTTACTAGCTGaattatttttgtcgagcctgcaacttttgttgcagaaagctcgacatagggatagtgatccggcggcggcggcggcggcggcggcggcggcggcgttagctaacttcttaaaaggtttatattttagaaggtgaaagacctggatgcttcatactttgtatatagatgcctcatgttacgaagtttccgtcagtcacatgtccaatgtccttgacctcattttcatggttcagtgaccacttgaaaaaaaagttcaaaatttttgtaatgttgaattctctcttattataagtaataggataactatatttggtatgtgcgtaccttgcaaggtcctcatgcccgtcagacagttttcacttgacctcgacctcatttcatggatcagtgaacaaggttaagttttggtggtcaagtccatatctcagatactataagtaatagggctagtatatttggtgtatggaaggactggaaggtgtacatgtccaactggcaggtgtcatctgaccttgacctcattttcatggttcagtggttatagttaagtttttgtgttttggtctgtttttctcatactttatctaataggtctactatatttgttgtatggaatggttgtaaggtgtacatgtctagcgggcagatgtcatctgaccttgacctcattttcatggttcagtggtcaaagttaagtttttaagttttggtctttttatctaatattatatgccaaaggtcaactatatttggtgtatggaaatatattatggtctatatgtcagtcccgcaggttttattttgaccatgacctcaattgcatggttcattgcacagtgttaagtttttgtgttttggtctatttttcttaaactataagtaataggtcaactatatttgttatatggaagctttgttagctgtacatgtctgcctggcatggttcatctgaccttgacctacttttcatagttcattggtctttgtttagctatcttggttaatgttaagtttatgtgacagttgtaatcaagctttatacttaggactatcaacataaaatcaatgattagtaaagaaggcgagacatttcagtgtgtgcactcttgtttttaaacTTGTAGTCTGGAATAAgatattctttttattaaattgactgtttttggaaattaaatagaaaatgcaatagtattatttatttatgtattcttAATTGGTTTTGTCATCAACTAGGTATTGGCAACACCCATTGTTGTATGTTAGTGGAGTGAATTATTAGATTTATTTCTcatgtgaatagttatcaaagataccaggattataatttagtacgccagacatgcctttcgtctacataagactcatcagtgacgctcatatcgaaatatttataaagccaaacaagtacaaagttgtagagcattgaggatccaaaattccaaaaagttgtgccaaatacggctaaggtaatctattcctgggattagaaaatccttcgtttttcgataaattcaaagttttgaaaacaggaattttctaaaaatgaccacataattgatattccagtcaacaccgaagtgctgactactgggctggtgataccctcggggacgaaacgtccaccagcagtggcatcgacccagtggtgtaaatagttattaaagataccaagattataatttagtacgccagacgcgcgtttcgtctacataagactcatcagtgacgctcatatcgaaatatttataaagccaaacaagtacaaagttgaagagcattgaggatccaaaattccagaAATTACAggtttttattttagtttgaaaTTACTGTCCATATTTAATTGAAACCAATGTATTATATACACATGGTTATTGTTAATATCCCCTTTTCTCTATATACCATTTTGTTTGTTATAGGGAAAGAAGAAACCAAAGAAAACAGATCCAGTAGGTAAGTGTTATGTATATATACGGTCAAATGTTTTAGATGTAAACTTGTAAACCAAATATTCAGCAGGGAATTGAATGAATCAATCAATGATTTTATTGAATTGCAaaggaaatgatttttttaatgggCAATTACATTTGTAAAATACTGTTATATTGTGATTGACAGATCAccattaaattacaaaaaaacttgcaatatttatcattttaaaattacgattaatattagatataatcttatttaatgaaaaatgagAGGTCTGACAGGAGTAAGGGAACATGGAATGAGGGGACAAGAAGTGAGAGTCAGTGGGCAGGATTTGGGGAAGAGGAGTAAAAATATGGATATTGTGGGAAATTCTTTAGACTGAATTTTGTCTGGGGCATTGGTAAACAAGGACCTTCTGTCCACCACCTCATTAGTAATACCTGGTCTTATACAAGTTTGTTTAAATGCACACTTATGATCTGACTTCTACACATATCTGGTAAGGTTATCTAGACATCCAACATACATTCAGCCCCTTATCTCATTTTGATAATACATGAGAAAGTTAAATATCTTTACATTTCTTTTCAGTTGTGGTCAGAGGTCTTGAAGAAAAGTTGTTCATAGCAACAAAAGAACGAGAAAATGTTGAAGATGAACTTGAAATATCACAGAAAAGGGTATATTTGCAAACAATGTTTTATTAGaacattatttgtgttttattgcaTGCTTTTGCAAAGGAAGGATgtaattacaatattttaatataaaaaatatataatgtattgaAGGGGTATTTACTAATAATACCTGTTGTGAGACAATAACATTTTCCAAACTCTGAGATTTTAGCAAATATCATTTGAGTGAATGGAATTTAAAGCGcacctacaaaaaaaaaacatgcatatgtGTCCATTACgacgaaaaaggttaaaaaattcTTCTGACCCAAACCTCCCATCatatgaaattttcaatattaaataaaaaatcttaagtaAAATACAACCACTCCACAATTAATGAATTTGGGTGCTGCCCACCCCCTTACCAGGTTCAATTTTAAAGCAATTAGGTATAATTTATCTTTTATAGGTCAAGGAACTAGAAGAGGAAACAAAATTGCTGGCTTTATCATCTGGTGATGTAgcaacagaaattaacaagttCAAGGTCAGTAAACAGTTCAAAACTTTAGTTGCACTGGTAAACATTTGTAGAATGTATAAACTATAGAAAGAAAGTTGGTAAGATTTTAAAGTAACAGCTTAAGACAACAAGGTTGATATACTGACTCCAGATGTTTATTTCtttcaaatgttttcttttttgtaatcccttttttacaatgtaaaatataatttattctaCTATTTCATTGATCTATTTAATGTCAAAAGGTAAGTATTGTTTTAGAAATTAGCATTGTCATGGTTCACTTAATAGTTTCTTTAGATACACAAATAAAATCTTGTATTATCACAACTCAGTTGATATTCACATTTATCAAAGCATGCATTCATTTCTCAAGTTTTCATTTTAGCTCTGTCCTAAACTGTCAACCTTAATTTATATGTAGTTCAAAACCCTCTTTTATTGTCTCCCTTGcttatatagatttacaaaaaaagctaaatttgaaataaaacaatctttcttttatttttttttttactaatagttatattgaatattatgagTCAATTTTTTCCTATATACCGTTCATTTCTGAAGAATTGTTGTGAGAATTATTAGCTAGGCCATATTTCTATAGCAAAAggtctatgttttatttttattggacAATCCAGTTAGTGATATTtgaatctatttttatatttttacagacCTTGATAAAAGAGTATGAGAGCTCTGTGTCATCCCAACAAAATGAGATAGATAAATTAACTACGGAATTGTCACAGAAAAAGAAAGAGACACAGACCAAGTCAAATAAAGTAGGTAACTTGTAGATATAAAATGAAGTCTCAGTACACCAATAAAAATAAGGAGTATAGATTATCATGTTTACTGAACATATATATCTTAAGGTATCAGCTATTAGCCACATTGTAAAACTTTTTGGTGATATCAGTGAAGTGAAAATCTATTTAGATAAACATTTATGGGTAAAAAGAGTACATTGTAGAAATTTTCTAGGAAAAAAATACTGTATTTTACCACAAATCTAGATATGAAAGGGGATAGAATGATTCTTATCTTAACCATCTGTTGATCAATTTTAATTAATATCATCACAaagcttttatttttaaatgtgtttttttataatgtagaatagttagtgtatttatatatatatttaaggaatgactgtaatattttttctgtctatgaagaaataacattaaaaatttggtgcacactgaataacgcgcgtagcgggatatcaacagtgtgcaccacattttttatgttatttcgaaaagacaggaaa includes:
- the LOC143069790 gene encoding uncharacterized protein LOC143069790 isoform X2: MKPRLVCRIQMISKVLIVLLYAIQCSGSKISDLRLCADDDCKTMLSLAKTLARHHHNDPIFLTFSRGEVVQILSKSAGNRPDLWGGQIGDRKGYFPRSFVREYKVEIPNPGKIVPTEGNEPKPPLTQPEGEKDETELEDEDETDIKEDDEGYKSDENPEETEKKDNKDGLEFSDYDGTDIETEDNEVTIEEDVGKQDEVKNEAQQNEVRGEGQQDVGKDGNTQQDEPKTGDDKTKQQDGDDKTEKATGDDTKQEEIKEVDETEVGGDEMEKEDNKEEMKDVKVDESDSLKPEEKSSETPDVKGQDQKVADGEKPDEGLQIVESEEGLQISDENLLNEKKEEESKSIDNESEGKVDVDQKEDIVKPSPNIVEATPSPDIEKPLKEVQATESPNIEKPLEEIQATESPNIEKPLEEASKTKSADIEKPKEEIQATHPPNVEKPLEEVSAKEMTPPSVDEVVSSEEVKPTPVVEVPAELKETSAEQVKPTPVLESSQPSAMDGYTIIDGTPFPLDMFEDSEPQETALKVESSTPVIQATVTQDVAPSQAAPLGDGPNVVEMEQKQTPEQKSQTQDQSGQTGQMGQERIVESVQGQTQQKENSPHVPQETGSTGEQLDKTGETQNLQKESSPQVPPQTGQTEQGQQQPQQTRQDQPEQKLPQETGQVDQRQTNGLQMQQDQQMQQGQQVQQGQQVQQGQQVQQGQQTPQGQQMQQVPDQIVEQVRQQGPGSLTDEQKMQLEKLKSSQSIQTEQTGQPVQEQKGQVEKGKQGQMPKEQIIQDQIIKEDKETNILNEAVKKASGLHPDVEFVTEDLMEFLDEEKKESNEDKPAVEQPSSSVQTGTPVISDKPDQQGDAHQNSPSKHKEQTGSPTQTQEQNDGPQGKPGQQQQTGSPLVSDKPDQQQQTGSPLVSDKPLQHQPGSSQQHAGTQAQPPADLRDIKPMTEGGKTEPQVLRNDIRSSLSVADQLMSSMNMDIPAKQHQHQATMVLQDNTDIKFGTANATDTNVPPANSEPHVHDVYKTADFLTRKPLSHNTDTNVNGIQSVQPDVKAEEKPQTITPLPQKEITPPPVQDEIPPPPSQQNVTPDPQDTVLTRKITDDTLEEEENKEYQEKQSWRVGFRGMEAKLKLVVEKLPPSIQSLLEQEPLGLTPQMTVLVVIVTITMLMTISCLSCLCGGKKKPKKTDPVVVVRGLEEKLFIATKERENVEDELEISQKRVKELEEETKLLALSSGDVATEINKFKTLIKEYESSVSSQQNEIDKLTTELSQKKKETQTKSNKFDETQKQLKKKEQAVESISEKLKNANKELDSIKTELKSEKNQNSSLTKQIERLEVSKQQLLKEAEDWNEKHQDLTERYETLQKGQTQVQEDLAFKENELEVLRDCFLQMKAFENEDSEDKDETDSTSIQDKLKSMMDVSGVNARLKTVEDERNIVQNRIDIEVQSRIDMEEQIAELERKMEGLKTDKMKAERQSNEATTKLNVLTNYFKEKEAQLQRELGEQEALKKQNKNRLENADETAKMVTEELESYKSQTDDLKKEILSAERDFRSQIAANEKKAHDNWLSARAAERELKESRHECSVLRQKLTDLERRLMQGPSGLIRPLPTRGMPPPGMINGPLHPSDRPGSRSGPFPPPPGMRDDDMRGSPGPVRLPPPDRRGPRMPPPEMRSPPPPDRHGGPRMPPPDLRSPPPFGRGPPPPMDRRSPPPYGRGPSGYRMPPPHDMLPPHLRGPPPPRSSSPPRIEPSGAGTTRHREQDQDHTQRQSSQV
- the LOC143069790 gene encoding uncharacterized protein LOC143069790 isoform X3 is translated as MKPRLVCRIQMISKVLIVLLYAIQCSGSKISDLRLCADDDCKTMLSLAKTLARHHHNDPIFLTFSRGEVVQILSKSAGNRPDLWGGQIGDRKGYFPRSFVREYKVEIPNPGKIVPTEGNEPKPPLTQPEGEKDETELEDEDETDIKEDDEGYKSDENPEETEKKDNKDGLEFSDYDGTDIETEDNEVTIEEDVGKQDEVKNEAQQNEVRGEGQQDVGKDGNTQQDEPKTGDDKTKQQDGDDKTEKATGDDTKQEEIKGDNTEVDETEVGGDEMEKEDNKEEMKDVKVDESDSLKPEEKSSETPDVKGQDQKVADGEKPDEGLQIVESEEGLQISDENLLNEKKEEESKSIDNESEGKVDVDQKEDIVKPSPNIVEATPSPDIEKPLKEVQATESPNIEKPLEEIQATESPNIEKPLEEASKTKSADIEKPKEEIQATHPPNVEKPLEEVSAKEMTPPSVDEVVSSEEVKPTPVVEVPAELKETSAEQVKPTPVLESSQPSAMDGYTIIDGTPFPLDMFEDSEPQETALKVESSTPVIQATVTQDVAPSQAAPLGDGPNVVEMEQKQTPEQKSQTQDQSGQTGQMGQERIVESVQGQTQQKENSPHVPQETGSTGEQLDKTGETQNLQKESSPQVPPQTGQTEQGQQQPQQTRQDQPEQKLPQETGQVDQRQTNGLQMQQDQQMQQGQQVQQGQQVQQGQQMQQVPDQIVEQVRQQGPGSLTDEQKMQLEKLKSSQSIQTEQTGQPVQEQKGQVEKGKQGQMPKEQIIQDQIIKEDKETNILNEAVKKASGLHPDVEFVTEDLMEFLDEEKKESNEDKPAVEQPSSSVQTGTPVISDKPDQQGDAHQNSPSKHKEQTGSPTQTQEQNDGPQGKPGQQQQTGSPLVSDKPDQQQQTGSPLVSDKPLQHQPGSSQQHAGTQAQPPADLRDIKPMTEGGKTEPQVLRNDIRSSLSVADQLMSSMNMDIPAKQHQHQATMVLQDNTDIKFGTANATDTNVPPANSEPHVHDVYKTADFLTRKPLSHNTDTNVNGIQSVQPDVKAEEKPQTITPLPQKEITPPPVQDEIPPPPSQQNVTPDPQDTVLTRKITDDTLEEEENKEYQEKQSWRVGFRGMEAKLKLVVEKLPPSIQSLLEQEPLGLTPQMTVLVVIVTITMLMTISCLSCLCGGKKKPKKTDPVVVVRGLEEKLFIATKERENVEDELEISQKRVKELEEETKLLALSSGDVATEINKFKTLIKEYESSVSSQQNEIDKLTTELSQKKKETQTKSNKFDETQKQLKKKEQAVESISEKLKNANKELDSIKTELKSEKNQNSSLTKQIERLEVSKQQLLKEAEDWNEKHQDLTERYETLQKGQTQVQEDLAFKENELEVLRDCFLQMKAFENEDSEDKDETDSTSIQDKLKSMMDVSGVNARLKTVEDERNIVQNRIDIEVQSRIDMEEQIAELERKMEGLKTDKMKAERQSNEATTKLNVLTNYFKEKEAQLQRELGEQEALKKQNKNRLENADETAKMVTEELESYKSQTDDLKKEILSAERDFRSQIAANEKKAHDNWLSARAAERELKESRHECSVLRQKLTDLERRLMQGPSGLIRPLPTRGMPPPGMINGPLHPSDRPGSRSGPFPPPPGMRDDDMRGSPGPVRLPPPDRRGPRMPPPEMRSPPPPDRHGGPRMPPPDLRSPPPFGRGPPPPMDRRSPPPYGRGPSGYRMPPPHDMLPPHLRGPPPPRSSSPPRIEPSGAGTTRHREQDQDHTQRQSSQV